The sequence GTACCGTCTGCTGGTCTCACTATACCATAAATGGCTGTTTAATTGGGTATTGTTAATCACAACTGTGAATGGCGCTCGAGTCATAAATAAGTGTCTACATAAGAtcattttgttgttttttttgtcGCGAATATCAATAGGACCTAAACGATAAAAAAGAACCTAAATCAATTTAGTATTAACGTAAAGCGtaacattaaattgtaaataacactgttaataaaacacaaattatacAACCGCACAAGACACAGGTTCGtaagtatgtatttacaaaatacaattagATAGTGTGCATCGTATACATAACCTATAAAAAGTAGGTTCGTAACAGCTGTGGGCtagaaaaacttaataaaattttacagttCCTATTGTTACGCAATAAGGAATACACATTcacatgtatattgtataatgtattcattttttattgtagaaGAGTGAGGTCACTGAGGTGGGCATTATagttgttaaatatataattgctGTACAGACTAATTGCAAAAATttgcaataatttttaaatgcatGTAAATGGTAAAAAACTTATGgtaagtaaaaaaagtttaataattattaaaaaatctaaacctttaggtttaggtttattagtatataataaaatactaataaaattaacacaactaataataaatttaaaatacagcgAAACCTAAATGCAAATAAACGAAgatatagataattaatacataatttatgaaCTTTTTATATCTGTGAACTGTAATCATAACTTCTAGAACTCCATCTACACATCGACGTAGGAAAGcatatttgctgtaagtagacaAAATACCTAAAGTGACTTTTTCCTGCCATtagaatcagaaaaaaaaaccgcatcgaATGTCCCGGGTCCTGTGtctctacgatgaaaaaaaattacatacgcTGTTGAAAACGCccgtacttatattttttttagcaagaTTAAATGCTGTATGTAGACCAAAATCTAGTCATTTCAGACATTTTGTACTtacagcaaaagaaaaactgcatttttttctttacaaatacttacttcttcccatttaaaaacttaacgcTACTTACAGCATTTCAGCGGCGTGTGATTTTTACATTCGCAAGTTTAGGGAACCtacagttttagtttttttttaccatttacgacattttatatcaaccaaacattacattaccaaATGACCCACTGCATTTCTAGAcctaatcatatttataaactaatcTTACATCTTGAATTGTAATTGAAAGTTACATAAATTTACTGCATACAGCATATTTACCGCctgtaaattgataatatttccgcACGTACATTTTTCTTCCTTAGTTACAGCGTTTTAAAGgtttgtgatttaaaaaactgtttgctgTAACTAGCCAAACACGTACTTATAGTAACTTTgaataaaaagtttacattGCAAATGGTGACTGGcagttacataaatatatgtttcaaaaatGGTAGCAATATCATGGATAGGTCAgacactattaatttttttccgaaattaataaagttttttggctctggtgaacaattgcaatatgtctacttacagcaaatgtgctttcctacgtcgacatagtatgttttttaaatttattatttttaacgctGTGCAATTAATTAGGTaccaatatataaatatcttgGAAACAGTTGAgtttaaaatttcatcaaaacgGTTCAAGAGAGAAAAGATGTGTCTATTGGCCCGTAcgaaaaaaagtaaaaacatgcATACTGatgtattaattgtatttatacatattatgtatacaattattgtattctCTCCCTTCCATCTTCGAATTTGTGTCCAATTGTATTCGCTATGatttataaatcatttataattacttGGATTGAATACCTCAGCGTTAAGAGTCGTGCAGACTGCAGTTATTCACTGGGCTGACTCTACTCTAGCTAGTAAGAAGTAACCACCAGCAACGTAAAGAAAATTACTAATGTTATGTTGCCAGTAGCCACTATCTTAAAGAATTTATCGGATTCAAGTCTAATTATCATAAGTACAACTTTGCAAAGAAAACAAAACTGATTCTAATTACATAGATACAAATAAAACGCAAGTCattttgtaattgttttagaTGACGATGCTAGAATATGATGAATAAATTTCATGGTTtgtcttattaatataaagtaaatacgTATCGTTATGCCCAGATCCATATCTAGATCCTCTCAGATGGCGAATGATttttttgatgatttgcttCAGTACGTTAGTCTACAAACTTCTCAGAaactaaacataatatattgaaaCGATCAAGAGATTTATATGAATCCGATATATTTTCCAACTTTGGGAacaattcaagttttagttttagtggatagatatttattgatgggcatttttttctaaattatgtactttaatacatactttttataattaattatctataaataaatataattgcatAGGCGGCCAAAAGGGTAATAGTATGTAAGCTAAACCGTTGCCAACAATTCACAAACAAGACATATTCAATTGCTGACCCAACAACAATTGAAACTGATAAGTCATTATTTTGCCACTGGGCAGCTCATCACTGCGTCACGCGTGTGCGTGAGTCGTGAGTCGTGGGCCGTGACTGCGGGGCGCGGGCTGCCAGACGACAGTCTTTATACGCGTACTTCTCGGAGAGGTCGCTTTGTGCGCGCGCTTTCATTTGTGTcattttctttgtttgtttcgATGTGGAGTGATAAGAGCAGCTAGTGGTCAAGATCTCGCTAAAATGTTGACGCGGACCGTGGGGACTGCGCTGCCAGGTACACTGCTCGGTATCGACGACGAATACAGCTGACGTAGATCGAGTGTCAAAAGACCCGAGCGAAGTTTAACTCGCGGGCAGTGAAATTTTAGCCGAATATGTCGTGTGAGAGGGGCAACGAGGTGCCTGCGCTCGAAGAAGAGCTGGAAAGCGCGGCGCAACTGCGCGAGCGCTGGCGGAGCGTGTACGTCATTTACTTTACCATGTTCCAGATGTCACTAGGCTTTAGCATCGTTCTCACTGGCGTCTGGCCCTACTTGGACAAGGTGACTGAGTACTCATACTCTgacgtaaataatattatgtaaacaatTTGTTGTTCCCTCTAATTTGTTATTGTTGTTATTGGAGCCACCCAAAATGATTGaaaagtgatttatttatttaataaaggttTACCAACGAACATTACAATAAAAGCTTAGATCTAGGAACactcaaaaataacaataaaaacttattgtaCACCCTTTAACAGGCAAACAAAGCacgatttataattaacaactATTTCTAACTAACATAattgttacaaaatattaatgtaaatgaGATAAGACTGACATGTCCGCTAAATTGAACCTCTTGTATATGGAATGTTTTTAGAAGTAGCGTTGTTATCTGTTTAAaaggatttaatttttttatcaccaCTCACTTAGAAACGGCAATACCTATATGTAGGTAAACCAAGCCTTATTAGtctatctaataataataaactgaaCGAAAACGCATCTTATGCGTATCTACGTATTATccaaatatttgattattattataccttaTCGTTTGGCTCAACTACTACAAGGTGGTATCTTATCAAGTTAATCAGTCGTTACAGTCTTATCATCAATTAgatgtacataaaatataataatttctgtaAAATCTAAGCactataatgaaaaaataaaaaaggcattTGTGGGACCTTAGGACATAAGATTAAAAGCttagatataatattactttagataaaaaaagttGACGTAACATAATTCCGTGCAACAGCTGGAGGGTGGCAGCAGCAGCAAAGAGGCTCTCGGGCTAGCTGTGGGCGCAAGTCCGCTAGGGCAGCTGATAGCATCGCCCTTATTGGGCTTATGGGCGAATCGCAGTGGAGGCGCGCGTGCGCCCGTTCTCACGTCGCTTATCGTGTTTGTGCTGGCTTCGCTGCTTTACGCAAACCTACACATGGCACGCCCGCACGCTCACCGCGCAATGCTCGTCGCTCGCACACTCGTGGGAGTCAGCTCAGGTATGAGTCCCACGGAGGCGCCGCGCGCCGTCCGACGCAACTTTGGCTCAGTGTATTGTCTCTTTGGCAGCTAATGTGGCAGTAGCTCGGTCGTACTTATCGGCGGCGACGCGTGAGAGTGAGCGTACGCGTGCGGTGGCCGGCCTATCGCTGGCGCAGGTGCTTGGCTTCGTGGTGGGGCCGGCGCTGCAGGCTGCCGCGGCGCCGCTCGGGCCCGGCGAGGCCTACGCCGAATCCGAACTTGCACCGCGCCTAGATATGTACACCGCGCCGGGTTGGATCAACGCACTACTCGGGACGATCAATGTTCTCCTTTTCCTCCCCTTCTGCTTCAAAGAACGGAAAATCGCCGCCAGGGAAGCTATGATCGCCCAGGGCAAAGATACGGGTAAAAACTAGGCAAGGTagtttataaatgatataggTTCGTTTGTCAaatctagtatttttttatacgcGAGATGTGGAATTGTTACAAAGCGATGTTGTGGGCATACAATCAATGCTCCAGTTTGACGAGATAAGGGAGGGAAGTTTAAAACTGATTAAATTCTCAATAACTGATAAACATCTCTATGCCggtttaataatgaaatgcCGCCTGATTGGCGTTCTCCTCGTTTACAAAGTTTTGAATAACCTCGTAGATATGAATGGTGGAGGACTTGCCAGGCTGATTCTTTTTGCGATAGTCTCCATGTCGTGTAACACGTTATCTCTGTGTATATCGTACACACTTATTATTGACGTACATGCATcttgtgttttttaattctctgtgtgtgtatgtatatTGTTAGTGTGCCTTAtacgttaaataaataaatttagagaAAGAAGCGCTGAAAGCCATGAAGCCAGACCTGGTGAGCAGCTGGACGTTGGTGGCGGCATTCTTCGTGCTGGTGTTCAACTTCGTGCTTCTGGAAACTTTGGCTACGTCGCTGACTATGGACCAGTTTGGATGGAGCAAACGGCAGGCGCTAGAGTACATGGGTGCTCTCATGAGTGCTGGTGCGTTACTGGCTTGCGTCGTGTTCGCGCTCATCACGCCGCTCACAAGGTTCTTCGAGGAAAGGTGTGAATATAAATATCACTCGAGCTCTAGCTCAATAACATACAACATATACTTCTTTATATCAATATGGAGAGTTTAGCGCAAGGATCTCTTAAAGAGACTTCTTAATCAGCCCTAACGAAGTTTCCACCATTATCATCTTAAATTTCAACACTATATACATTCGTCACACTTCAGTATGCAATTGAACAACCTTAATATGAGTTGAAGTTGAACTTCCAAAACTTCACACAAAAACAAGTTCTCATAACATTCACCCTtcgcaaaatattaaatatctactagattttttctttattcttcCTATAAAAAGAGAATAACGAAGAacgcaaaataatataaacttggAAGAtgatttttaatcaaaaattttgtaatttcagAGCTCTGTTGCTCTGGGGCGGTTTCCTGCTGACGGGTCTAGCGTCGATGCTGTGCATTCCGTGGGGTCCCTCCGGGCCGCCGCTCGCTCCGCCCGAAGCCCGAGAGGCGGGCGGCGGTTGCCCGGCGCGGACTCAACCCTGGTGCCTCACTACGAGAGGCCTAACGCTTCCGCAGTTTTTCCTCGGCTATACCTGCGTCTCCATCGGTTACCCTCTGGGCGTCACCCTCATACAGACCATATTTTCGAAGGTATGCGGGAATCGTGAGGCCGTAAGGGAAAATGATGGTATCCACGGAGCGGTCGGTAAAATATAGTAACGGATCGCCTACAGGTTCTGGGTCCACGGCCGCAGGGAGTGTGGATGGGCGTGCTGACGGGCGCGGGTTGCGTAGCGCGCGCCCTAGGGCCCGTGTTCGTGGCGACAGTGTACGCGCGGCGAGGGCCCGACGCCACCTTCGGCGCCACGGCCGCCTTCACCTTCTGCGCGCTCATTTCGCTGCGCCTCGTGTACGCGCGCCTCTCGCCCCGCGGCGCCGCTGCGCCTCCCGTCGCCCTCGAGTTGCGGCCACTCAACTGCGACAAGGCAACCGCCCCGACCGCCAATGCAGAACTTTGACTCACTGGAACTGCTTTTTGCCAAGTTCAAGATTTAGACGTTCCGTGTGTGTACGGCGAGAAAGcggaaaaacaaatgaaggaAAGAGTAATCACCATTTCGGAAAATGTTTGGCCGTTTTATGAATCGGTTGGTGAATGTAAAATCCGATATGAATTTGATGTAAATATTCGCCatgaaattacattttattactattttatttattgactgATTCAATTCTgtgacatttataaaaaaaataaccacgAGTGCTTataaaggtgatatcagacggttcattttTTGCTCACtttcacctttcattcggtacatttcactcgaaatgaaatgtctgaacaaaaaatgaaacacgagtgccgaatgaattcattagtgaaccgatccaacagtgttggatattggcatccggtatctttcagtcccactccgaatgaacgagaaatgaacggtctgaacactgagagaacgttcattcggattcgccattttgtttcgagtcctatagccgacggacatcacgttgtcgacgaagatataactttttttaaactttcctTCAAATTTACTTTCATCCATTCGAAGATGATTACAATATGAATCAGGATCTTCAACGGCTAGTTCTCTCAACAATGTATTGGAAGCtcctaataaatttcttctttcaatccatggtcgcacccaccaccgtcgacgttttctttgcttcttttttgtcaactctttgattaaatgatcacaaattaaactaattccaagacgtacgacttcattcgatgacatatttaaaagaattaaggtgatatcagacggttcactcgaatgattgttcactcgagtgaatgcttcattttttttcattctatgttcacacggcacaaggtgatatcagacggttcactcgaatcattgttcactcgagtgaatgcttcattttttttcattctatgttcacacggcttagacgaaatgatacagaaatgaacattcattgttctttcttttaaatatgtcatcgaatgaagtcgtacgtcttggaattagtttaatttgtgatcatttaatcaaagagttgacaaaaaagaagcaaagaaaacgtcgacggtggTGGGTGAGACCATGGattgaaaaaagaaatttattaggaGCTTCCAATACATTGTTGAGAGAACTAGCCGTTGAAGATCCTGATTCATATTGTAATCATCTTCGAATGgatgaaagtaaaaaaaaaaagttataacttcgtcgacaacgtgatgtccgtcggctacaggactcgaaacaaaatggccgaatccgaatgaacgatctctcagtgttcagaccgttcatttctcgttcattcggagtgggaatgaaagataccggatgccaatatccaacactgttggatcggttcactaatgaattcattcggcactcgtgtttcattttttgttcagacatatcatttcgagtgaaatgtaccgaatgaaaggtgaaaatgaacaaaaaatgaaccgtctgatatcacctttagacgaaatgatacagaaatgaacattcattgttctttcttttaaatatgtcatcgaatgaagtcgtacgtcttggaattagtttaatttgtgatcatttaatcaaagagttgacaaaaaagaagcaaagaaaacgtcgacggtggtgggtgcgaccatggattgaaagaagaaatttattaggaGCTTCCAATACATTGTTGAGAGAACTAGCCGTTGAAGATCCTGATTCATATTGTAATCATCTTCGAATGgatgaaagtaaatttaaagaaaagttaaaaaaaagttataacttcgtcgacaacgtgatgtccgtcggctacaggactcgaaacaaaatggccgaatcgaatgaacgttctctcagtgttcagaccgttcatttctcgttcattcggagtgagaatgaaagataccggatgccaatatccaacactgttggatcggttcactaatgaattcattcggcactcgtgtttcattttttgttcagacatttcatttcgagtgaaatgtaccgaatgaaaggtgaaaatgaacaaaaaatgaaccgtctgatatcacctttatTAGTCTCTAGTAATACGTCTataaaggtgatatcagacggttcattttttgttcattttcacctttcattcggtacatttcactcgaaatgaaatgtctgaacaaaaaatgaaacacgagtgccgaatgaattcattagtgaaccgatccaacagtgttggatattggcatccggtatctt is a genomic window of Pieris napi chromosome 2, ilPieNapi1.2, whole genome shotgun sequence containing:
- the LOC125061473 gene encoding major facilitator superfamily domain-containing protein 8, with product MSCERGNEVPALEEELESAAQLRERWRSVYVIYFTMFQMSLGFSIVLTGVWPYLDKLEGGSSSKEALGLAVGASPLGQLIASPLLGLWANRSGGARAPVLTSLIVFVLASLLYANLHMARPHAHRAMLVARTLVGVSSANVAVARSYLSAATRESERTRAVAGLSLAQVLGFVVGPALQAAAAPLGPGEAYAESELAPRLDMYTAPGWINALLGTINVLLFLPFCFKERKIAAREAMIAQGKDTEKEALKAMKPDLVSSWTLVAAFFVLVFNFVLLETLATSLTMDQFGWSKRQALEYMGALMSAGALLACVVFALITPLTRFFEERALLLWGGFLLTGLASMLCIPWGPSGPPLAPPEAREAGGGCPARTQPWCLTTRGLTLPQFFLGYTCVSIGYPLGVTLIQTIFSKVLGPRPQGVWMGVLTGAGCVARALGPVFVATVYARRGPDATFGATAAFTFCALISLRLVYARLSPRGAAAPPVALELRPLNCDKATAPTANAEL